One part of the Coffea eugenioides isolate CCC68of chromosome 10, Ceug_1.0, whole genome shotgun sequence genome encodes these proteins:
- the LOC113750146 gene encoding acyl-CoA-binding domain-containing protein 3-like isoform X2, protein MGLFLELLLTAFVALVFSFVIAKLVSVAVPSSSEEKNLDQKVGAEEVKVDKGLKVGRAKSKKRRVKFVDDVVVGNVVHLESSEEPVKNFHTSESISEKVGILDKSLEADYGFGGEKVDKKSEVLRAYGEKLVEERAHENMTRDAKDGDVEGKKGSEDVQLLDEAIDGEAVEGKKEVATFGELCSEKNEEVVGSGFRDVLVGEEMKTEGIGGEDGLKLMSDGSDQNDVVEGKKASKDVELLDEAFHREAVGEKNEHAKFGDLCSVKNEVVVGSGLGGVVIGEEIKTESTGDENELKLMSYESNQNDAAAGEKLAANAEYLNKELDREAVYERGKHTAIDADKVYDSNTQMVSGNLDDLVVSVKVKSEVKLAYDDISLPQNEEGRVVSTKEGNAIGIVEDLSKENEGVEDKYILRDEKIDHSAASDDDDWEGIERSELEKVFAEAVNYVEYGAKRKDEQLVSLGSDVLVQLYALHKLALEGPCHDPQPMALMFSARAKWVESCYV, encoded by the exons ATGGGGTTGTTTCTGGAGCTCCTTCTGACAGCCTTTGTGGCTTTGGTTTTCTCTTTTGTTATTGCAAAGTTGGTTTCAGTTGCTGTTCCCAGCAGTAGTGAGGAAAAGAATCTTGATCAAAAGGTTGGAGCAGAGGAGGTGAAGGTTGATAAAGGGTTAAAAGTTGGGAGGGCTAAGAGCAAGAAAAGGAGAGTGAAATTTGTGGATGATGTTGTGGTTGGAAACGTTGTTCACCTGGAGAGTTCTGAGGAACCCGTTAAAAATTTTCATACAAGTGAAAGTATATCCGAAAAAGTTGGGATTTTGGATAAGTCGTTGGAGGCTGATTATGGATTTGGGGGTGAAAAAGTGGATAAAAAATCTGAAGTACTGAGGGCTTATGGTGAGAAATTGGTTGAGGAACGTGCTCATGAAAATATGACGAGGGATGCAAAGGATGGTGATGTGGAAGGGAAAAAAGGGTCTGAAGATGTTCAACTGTTGGATGAGGCAATCGACGGTGAGGCTGTCGAGGGAAAGAAAGAAGTTGCTACATTTGGTGAACTTTGTAGTGAAAAGAATGAAGAGGTGGTTGGTAGTGGCTTCAGAGATGTGTTAGTTGGAGAGGAGATGAAAACTGAGGGTATTGGTGGTGAAGACGGGCTAAAATTGATGAGTGATGGGAGTGATCAAAATGATGTTGTTGAAGGCAAAAAAGCGTCTAAAGATGTTGAATTGTTGGATGAGGCATTCCATAGAGAAGCTGTTGGAGAAAAGAATGAGCATGCTAAATTTGGTGATCTTTGTAGTGTAAAGAATGAAGTTGTGGTTGGTAGTGGCTTGGGAGGTGTGGTGATTGGAGAGGAGATAAAAACTGAAAGTACTGGTGATGAGAATGAGCTAAAGTTGATGAGTTATGAGAGTAATCAAAATGATGCTGCAGCTGGAGAAAAGTTGGCTGCTAATGCAGAGTACTTAAATAAAGAGTTGGACAGAGAGGCTGTTTATGAAAGGGGTAAACATACTGCAATTGATGCAGACAAGGTCTATGACAGCAACACTCAAATGGTGAGtggaaatttggatgatttggtTGTTTCAGTGAAGGTAAAGTCTGAGGTGAAATTGGCCTACGATGATATCTCCCTTCCTCAAAATGAGGAAGGCAGAGTTGTGAGTACTAAGGAGGGCAATGCGATTGGAATCGTAGAGGACTTGAGTAAAGAAAATGAAGGGGTGGAGGATAAGTATATACTAAGGGATGAGAAAATCGATCATAGTGCTGCTTCTGATGATGATGACTGGGAGGGAATAGAGAGAAGTGAGCTAGAGAAGGTGTTTGCTGAAGCTGTTAATTATGTGGAGTATGGGGCGAAAAGAAAGGATGAACAGTTGGTGAGCTTGGGAAGTGATGTGCTGGTGCAATTGTATGCGCTTCATAAACTTGCATTGGAAGGGCCATGCCATGATCCCCAGCCAATGGCGCTTATGTTCTCTGCCCGAGCCAAATG GGTTGAAAGCTGCTATGTGTGA
- the LOC113749482 gene encoding protein arginine N-methyltransferase 2, whose translation MENDELVCEAARNGDVGKLKTLIDSGADVSCFDKDGLTPLMHAAKHGHAEAVKSLLEAGAPWNALSPSNLSAGDFAMDAGHQDAFDLLLNAGIQAELVLGTIARKGSENGGSNVDYLEDRVNFSEDKLMDTEDKAVMMAWEKPLMEAHAKAVCSGGGHILNIGFGMGLVDTAIQQYNPTSHTIVEAHPGVYKRMIDSGWGDKENVKIIYGRWQDVLDQLGSYDGIFFDTYGEYYEDMREFHQHLPTLLKPGGIYSFFNGLCGSNPFFHVVYCQLVSLELESLGYSTQLIPLPVKDCLGEKIWEGVKHRYWQLDTYYLAVCQAVEDSE comes from the exons ATGGAAAACGACGAGTTAGTCTGCGAGGCAGCTCGAAACGGCGACGTTGGAAAGCTCAAGACATTAATTGACTCTGGAGCTGACGTCAGCTGCTTCGATAAAGATGGCCTTACTCCCCTGATGCACGCCGCCAAGCACGGCCATGCTGAGGCTGTTAAGTCCCTCCTCGAAGCCGGCGCCCCCTGGAATGCTCTCTCCCCATCTAACCTCTCCGCCGGCGACTTCGCAATGGATGCCGGCCACCAGGACGCCTTCGACCTCCTCCTTAACGCCG GGATACAAGCTGAGCTGGTGCTAGGAACAATTGCTAGGAAAGGAAGTGAAAATGGGGGATCCAATGTTGATTACTTGGAAGATAGAGTGAATTTTAGTGAGGACAAGTTGATGGATACGGAAGATAAAGCAGTAATGATGGCATGGGAAAAGCCATTGATGGAGGCTCATGCAAAAGCTGTTTGCTCTGGAGGTGGACACATTTTGAACATTGGATTTGGGATGGGCCTTGTTGACACTGCTATACAACAGTACAATCCCACGAGTCATACCATTGTTGAAGCTCATCCAGGGGTGTATAAGCGTATGATTGACTCTGGGTGGGGTGATAAGGAGAATGTGAAGATCATTTATGGTCGGTGGCAAGATGTCCTTGATCAGCTTGGATCTTATGATG GGATATTCTTTGACACCTATGGGGAATATTATGAAGATATGAGAGAGTTTCATCAACATCTTCCTACACTTTTGAAGCCTGGAGGCATATATTCATTCTTCAATGGCCTCTGCGGAAGCAATCCTTTCTTTCATGTTGTTTACTGTCAGTTGGTCTCTTTAGAACTCGAGAGTCTGGGTTATTCAACGCAGCTGATACCATTACCTGTAAAGGACTGCTTGGGTGAAAAAATTTGGGAGGGTGTGAAACATAGATATTGGCAGTTAGATACATACTATCTCGCTGTTTGTCAAGCTGTGGAGGATTCTGAGTGA
- the LOC113749304 gene encoding putative glycine-rich cell wall structural protein 1 translates to MAHHDVGLLSLIFLLVVCLEFYACVAVEATRPEKTLAVNQYHIGKRHEKKYVNRAAHVGLTAGNFGSGWNGGGSGGNGYGSGSGGNGGGYGAGIGGSNDGSGYGSVGGNGGGSGAGSGGSNDGSGYGSVGGNGGGSGGGGGSGSGLGGGGGPGCKYGPGGGGNSGGWNGGSYGPGASSRQGSRGSSYGYGRGWRGGPGSGYGSGSAGHGSGGNNGEGQYGINGGRLDRDKQQLPCSMKP, encoded by the coding sequence ATGGCACATCATGATGTTGGTTTGTTGAGTCTCATTTTCCTGCTTGTGGTGTGTCTAGAGTTTTATGCTTGTGTAGCTGTCGAAGCTACAAGGCCTGAGAAAACCTTGGCTGTTAATCAGTATCATATAGGTAAAAGGCATGAGAAGAAGTACGTGAATAGGGCAGCCCATGTGGGGTTGACAGCTGGTAATTTTGGTAGCGGCTGGAATGGTGGTGGTAGTGGTGGCAATGGATATGGATCAGGTTCTGGGGGCAATGGTGGTGGATATGGGGCTGGAATTGGAGGCAGCAATGACGGCAGTGGATATGGCTCTGTAGGTGGTAATGGTGGTGGTTCCGGGGCTGGAAGCGGAGGCAGCAATGACGGCAGTGGATATGGCTCTGTAGGTGGTAATGGTGGTGGGTCGGGTGGAGGTGGTGGCAGTGGGTCTGGATTGGGTGGAGGTGGTGGTCCAGGCTGTAAATATGGTCCAGGTGGTGGTGGTAATAGTGGTGGATGGAATGGTGGTAGCTATGGTCCTGGTGCAAGCAGCAGGCAAGGGAGTCGGGGCAGCAGCTATGGCTATGGCAGGGGCTGGCGCGGGGGCCCTGGCTCAGGATATGGCAGCGGTAGTGCTGGTCATGGCAGCGGAGGTAACAACGGAGAAGGGCAGTATGGAATCAATGGTGGGCGCCTAGACAGGGACAAGCAGCAGCTCCCATGCAGCATGAAACCATGA
- the LOC113750146 gene encoding acyl-CoA-binding domain-containing protein 3-like isoform X1, translating into MGLFLELLLTAFVALVFSFVIAKLVSVAVPSSSEEKNLDQKVGAEEVKVDKGLKVGRAKSKKRRVKFVDDVVVGNVVHLESSEEPVKNFHTSESISEKVGILDKSLEADYGFGGEKVDKKSEVLRAYGEKLVEERAHENMTRDAKDGDVEGKKGSEDVQLLDEAIDGEAVEGKKEVATFGELCSEKNEEVVGSGFRDVLVGEEMKTEGIGGEDGLKLMSDGSDQNDVVEGKKASKDVELLDEAFHREAVGEKNEHAKFGDLCSVKNEVVVGSGLGGVVIGEEIKTESTGDENELKLMSYESNQNDAAAGEKLAANAEYLNKELDREAVYERGKHTAIDADKVYDSNTQMVSGNLDDLVVSVKVKSEVKLAYDDISLPQNEEGRVVSTKEGNAIGIVEDLSKENEGVEDKYILRDEKIDHSAASDDDDWEGIERSELEKVFAEAVNYVEYGAKRKDEQLVSLGSDVLVQLYALHKLALEGPCHDPQPMALMFSARAKWNAWQQLGNMRPEVAMEEYIKILSDNNPGWMQHSSAEDERHGSLKSETGVCGNPDTESSSVQDPQISFEVGKTKNEKVD; encoded by the exons ATGGGGTTGTTTCTGGAGCTCCTTCTGACAGCCTTTGTGGCTTTGGTTTTCTCTTTTGTTATTGCAAAGTTGGTTTCAGTTGCTGTTCCCAGCAGTAGTGAGGAAAAGAATCTTGATCAAAAGGTTGGAGCAGAGGAGGTGAAGGTTGATAAAGGGTTAAAAGTTGGGAGGGCTAAGAGCAAGAAAAGGAGAGTGAAATTTGTGGATGATGTTGTGGTTGGAAACGTTGTTCACCTGGAGAGTTCTGAGGAACCCGTTAAAAATTTTCATACAAGTGAAAGTATATCCGAAAAAGTTGGGATTTTGGATAAGTCGTTGGAGGCTGATTATGGATTTGGGGGTGAAAAAGTGGATAAAAAATCTGAAGTACTGAGGGCTTATGGTGAGAAATTGGTTGAGGAACGTGCTCATGAAAATATGACGAGGGATGCAAAGGATGGTGATGTGGAAGGGAAAAAAGGGTCTGAAGATGTTCAACTGTTGGATGAGGCAATCGACGGTGAGGCTGTCGAGGGAAAGAAAGAAGTTGCTACATTTGGTGAACTTTGTAGTGAAAAGAATGAAGAGGTGGTTGGTAGTGGCTTCAGAGATGTGTTAGTTGGAGAGGAGATGAAAACTGAGGGTATTGGTGGTGAAGACGGGCTAAAATTGATGAGTGATGGGAGTGATCAAAATGATGTTGTTGAAGGCAAAAAAGCGTCTAAAGATGTTGAATTGTTGGATGAGGCATTCCATAGAGAAGCTGTTGGAGAAAAGAATGAGCATGCTAAATTTGGTGATCTTTGTAGTGTAAAGAATGAAGTTGTGGTTGGTAGTGGCTTGGGAGGTGTGGTGATTGGAGAGGAGATAAAAACTGAAAGTACTGGTGATGAGAATGAGCTAAAGTTGATGAGTTATGAGAGTAATCAAAATGATGCTGCAGCTGGAGAAAAGTTGGCTGCTAATGCAGAGTACTTAAATAAAGAGTTGGACAGAGAGGCTGTTTATGAAAGGGGTAAACATACTGCAATTGATGCAGACAAGGTCTATGACAGCAACACTCAAATGGTGAGtggaaatttggatgatttggtTGTTTCAGTGAAGGTAAAGTCTGAGGTGAAATTGGCCTACGATGATATCTCCCTTCCTCAAAATGAGGAAGGCAGAGTTGTGAGTACTAAGGAGGGCAATGCGATTGGAATCGTAGAGGACTTGAGTAAAGAAAATGAAGGGGTGGAGGATAAGTATATACTAAGGGATGAGAAAATCGATCATAGTGCTGCTTCTGATGATGATGACTGGGAGGGAATAGAGAGAAGTGAGCTAGAGAAGGTGTTTGCTGAAGCTGTTAATTATGTGGAGTATGGGGCGAAAAGAAAGGATGAACAGTTGGTGAGCTTGGGAAGTGATGTGCTGGTGCAATTGTATGCGCTTCATAAACTTGCATTGGAAGGGCCATGCCATGATCCCCAGCCAATGGCGCTTATGTTCTCTGCCCGAGCCAAATG GAATGCGTGGCAGCAACTGGGAAACATGAGGCCAGAGGTCGCAATGGAGGAATATATCAAGATTCTGTCAGACAACAATCCTGGTTGGATGCAACATTCTTCTGCT GAAGATGAACGGCATGGTTCTTTAAAATCCGAAACTGGAGTATGTGGCAATCCAGATACTGAGTCAAGCTCTGTTCAGGACCCTCAGATTAGCTTTGAAGTTGGAAA GACGAAGAATGAGAAAGTTGATTAA